A part of Carettochelys insculpta isolate YL-2023 chromosome 1, ASM3395843v1, whole genome shotgun sequence genomic DNA contains:
- the LOC142007576 gene encoding olfactory receptor 52K2-like: protein MVFNWTTSHPSTFILVGIPGLEDFHLWISIPFCSIYVLSILGNGILLVVIKTEPSLHEPMYLFLAMLAFADLVISTTAVPKILCNFWFRDQTIHINACLAQLFLIHCLTTMESGFMLAMAFDRYIAICNPLRHSAILTNQAISMMGLSVVIRGAVLLGPHPFLLQQLPYCKTNIISHTYCEFMALVKLACVDTTVIRAYGLFVIFLTGGLDFILIILSYILILRAVFSLPSKEARIKSLGTCSSHACVMLVFYTPAFFSFFSHRFGHVDPHIHILIANVYLLFPPMMNPIIYGVRTPGIRQRALHILARKPV, encoded by the coding sequence ATGGTTTTCAACTGGACCACATCTcacccctccaccttcatcctTGTTGGAATCCCAGGATTGGAGGACTTTCACCTCTGGATCTCTATCCCCTTCTGCTCCATCTATGTCCTGTCCATCCTAGGGAATGGCATCCTCCTTGTTGTTATCAAGACTGAGCCGAGTCTCCATGAACCCATGTACCTTTTCCTGGCCATGCTGGCCTTTGCAGACTTGGTCATCTCCACCACCGCTGTACCCAAAATCCTCTGCAATTTCTGGTTCAGGGACCAGACCATCCATATCAATGCGTGCCTGGCACAGCTTTTTTTGATTCATTGCCTTACTACCATGGAATCTGGGTTCATGCTGGCCATGGCGTTTGATCGCTACATTGCTATCTGTAACCCGCTACGACACTCAGCCATCCTGACCAATCAGGCCATATCTATGATGGGGCTGAGCGTTGTGATAAGGGGAGCTGTGCTACTGGGCCCACACCCATTCCTACTGCAGCAGCTCCCATACTGCAAGACCAACATAATTTCTCACACCTATTGTGAGTTCATGGCTCTGGTGAAATTGGCTTGTGTGGATACAACTGTGATAAGAGCCTATGGTCTGTTTGTCATATTTCTCACTGGGGGGTTAGATTTTATTCTCATCATCCTATCCTACATCCTAATCCTCCGGGCTGTCTTCAGCCTCCCCTCCAAGGAGGCACGGATCAAATCACTGGGTACCTGCAGCTCCCACGCCTGCGTCATGCTGGTGTTTTACACCCCTgccttcttctccttcttctcccACCGCTTCGGTCACGTGGATCCCCACATCCACATCCTGATCGCCAACGTGTACCTGCTCTTCCCGCCCATGATGAACCCCATCATCTATGGTGTACGAACCCCTGGGATACGTCAAAGAGCACTCCATATCTTGGCTCGCAAACCAGTCTAA